In Carya illinoinensis cultivar Pawnee chromosome 6, C.illinoinensisPawnee_v1, whole genome shotgun sequence, a single genomic region encodes these proteins:
- the LOC122313564 gene encoding phosphatidylinositol 4-kinase alpha 1 isoform X2 yields the protein MEALKELCDLVAQNPTLFSDKLEWLCNRCPQPDSLFAGSPRVSRSQLNAVLAVSRFLSKCSDFSDPRPKSVILGFLRSVPFSFAGSFWPQSFTTDSIASFFSDFLSYVSNAAELSSDFAAEIAGFTGDVVLSAISENSSIARVFLTALAQSFLPILPSDADKLVICLIDQLAIPVLVPGTPREQIATSNSATSSTQSSPLSANHYHQNESASPGNEVSHVSGSTSSSRVGDEATSATSSRGSMVINGGSIVWKSGVDQLALNLGFNDGGGGEATFRQQVASFEDESIESLEKQEIAFKLIAHVLDKVHIDSRLSDQVRLIVKKQLQSLSFFLKIRKRDWNEQGVLLKARINRKLSAYQAAAKLQIKSIVVLDSDGKFTKRLVHEAVALLIDAAEACLLSVWRKLRSCEELFDSLLAGVAQVSVARGGQPLRVLLIHLKPIALAVCAQADTWGSSQGAMFESVMKTSCQIIESCWTKDRAPVDTYIMGLATSIRERNDYEEQGNKEKQAIPVVQLNVIRLLADLNVAVKKSEVVDMILPLFVESLEEGDASTPSLLRLRLLDAVSRIASLGFEKSYRETVVLMTRSYLGKLSSLGSAESRTVPPEATTERVETLPAGFLLIASGLTSVKLRSDYRHRLLSLCSDVGLAAESKSGRSGADFLGPLLPAIAEICSDFNPTIDVEPSLLKLFRNLWFYFALFGLAPPIQNFQLPTKSMSSTLNSVGSMGAIALQAVGGPYMWNTQWSSSVQRIAQGTPPLVVSSVKWLEDELELNALHNPGSRRGSGNEKAAVTQRAALSAALGGRVDVAAMSTISGVKATYLLAVAFLEIIRFNSNGGILNGGTTVTTSRSAFSCVFEYLKTPNLMPAVFQCLTAIVHRAFETAVSWLDDRISDTGDQAEVRESILFAHTCFLIKSMSRREEHIRDIAVNLLTQFRDRFPQVLWNSSCLDSLLFSIHNESPSAVVDPAWMVAVRSLYQKIVREWIIKSLSYAPCTSQGLLQEKLCKANTWQRAQHTTDVVSLLSEIRIGTGKSDCWTGIQTANIPAVMAAAAAASGANLKLTEAFNLEVLSTGIVSATVKCNHAGEITGMRNACSTFGFQSGASTGFGLGAGFQRLISGASPQQSQAEDDLYDGWLLTNFVRLLQQFVNTAEKGGELNKLQFRKICSQATALLLSNLGSDSKSNVEGFSQLLRLLCWCPAYISTPDAMETGVFIWTWLVSAAPQLGSLVLAELVDAWLWTIDTKRGLFASEARCSGPSAKLKPHLAPGEPETPPEIDPVEQIIAHRLWLGFLIDRFEVVRHNSIEQLLLLGRLLQGTTKFPWNFSCHPAATGTFFTVMLLGLKFCSCQSQGNLQNFKAGLQLLEDRIYRSSLGWFAYEPEWYDMNNMSFALSEAHSVSVFVQYLSNERVDQSESKARPRENGSSLIDVNDQYHPVWGQMENYTVGREKRKQLLLMLCQHEADRLEIWAQPLNSKESTSRSKINSEKWIEYARTAFSVDPRIAFSLASRFPTNTHLKAEITQLVQSHILDIRCIPEALSYFVTPKAADENSALLQQLPHWAACSITQALEFLTPAYKGHPRVMAYVLRVLESYPPERVTFFMPQLVQALRYDEEMLVEGYLLRAAQRSDIFAHILIWHLQGETCGPESGKDAAAGKNSLFQALLPSVRQHIIDEFSPKAHDIFQREFDFFDKVTSISGVLFPLPKEERRAGIRRELEKIEVEGEDLYLPTAPNKLVRGIRVDSGIPLQSAAKVPIMITFNVVDRDGDHSNIKPQACIFKVGDDCRQDVLALQVIALLRDIFEAVGLNLYLFPYGVLPTGPERGIIEVVPNTRSRSQMGETTDGGLFEIFQQDHGPVGSPNFEAARHNFIISSAGYAVASLLLQPKDRHNGNLLFDNEGRLVHIDFGFILETSPGGNMRFESAHFKLSHEMTQLLDPSGVMKSETWNQFVSLCVKGYLAARRHMDGIINTVLLMLDSGLPCFSRGDPIGNLRRRFHPEMSEREAAIFMMRVCTDAYNKWTTAGYDLIQYLQQGIEK from the exons ATGGAGGCTCTGAAGGAGCTCTGCGACCTGGTCGCGCAGAACCCGACCCTTTTCTCTGACAAACTCGAGTGGCTGTGCAACCGGTGCCCCCAACCCGATTCCCTTTTTGCCGGATCTCCTCGGGTCTCCCGCTCTCAGCTCAATGCCGTCCTCGCCGTCTCCCGCTTCCTCTCCAAATGCTCCGATTTCTCCGATCCCCGACCAAAATCCGTCATCCTCGGGTTCCTCCGCTCAGTTCCCTTCTCGTTTGCGGGGTCTTTTTGGCCTCAATCCTTCACTACCGACTCGATCGCCTCCTTCTTCTCCGATTTCCTGAGCTACGTCTCCAATGCCGCCGAATTGTCCTCCGATTTCGCCGCAGAGATCGCAGGGTTCACCGGAGACGTTGTGTTATCGGCAATTAGTGAGAATTCCTCGATTGCTAGGGTTTTCTTAACGGCCTTGGCGCAGAGTTTCCTGCCCATTTTGCCATCCGATGCCGATAAATTGGTCATTTGCCTCATCGATCAGCTCGCGATCCCGGTCCTGGTCCCCGGCACACCGAGAGAGCAAATTGCAACGTCGAATTCTGCGACTTCATCAACGCAGAGCTCCCCGTTGAGCGCGAACCATTACCACCAGAATGAGAGTGCGAGTCCCGGAAATGAGGTGAGCCACGTGTCCGGTTCAACCTCCAGTTCGAGGGTTGGGGACGAGGCCACGAGTGCGACGTCATCGAGGGGTTCGATGGTGATAAATGGGGGAAGCATCGTCTGGAAGAGTGGGGTCGATCAGTTGGCTCTGAATCTGGGGTTCAATGATGGGGGTGGAGGTGAAGCTACGTTTAGGCAACAGGTCGCTTCGTTCGAGGACGAGTCCATTGAGAGCTTGGAAAAGCAGGAGATTGCGTTCAAACTCATTGCGCATGTTTTGGATAAGGTCCATATTGATTCTAGACTTTCGGATCAGGTGAGGTTGATCGTGAAGAAGCAGCTCCAATCTTTATCCTTTTTTCTGAAG ATTCGGAAGCGGGATTGGAACGAACAGGGAGTGCTTTTGAAAGCCAGAATCAATAGGAAGTTGTCGGCTTATCAGGCTGCGGCAAAGTTGCAAATTAAGAGTATTGTGGTCCTTGACTCTGACGGAAAATTCACTAAGAGGTTGGTGCACGAGGCAGTTGCATTGCTGATTGACGCGGCAGAAGCTTGTTTGCTCTCGGTGTGGCGCAAGCTGAGATCTTGTGAAGAGCTCTTTGACTCCTTGCTCGCAGGAGTTGCACAAGTTTCTGTGGCTCGAGGAGGTCAGCCACTCCGTGTTTTGCTCATCCACCTTAAGCCCATTGCGCTGGCTGTTTGTGCACAG GCTGATACTTGGGGCAGCAGCCAGGGAGCTATGTTTGAGAGTGTCATGAAGACTAGTTGTCAAATAATTGAATCTTGCTGGACCAAGGATCGGGCTCCCGTGGACACATATATCATGGGATTGGCTACAAGCATACGTGAACGGAACGATTATGAGGAACAG GGTAATAAGGAAAAACAGGCCATTCCTGTAGTGCAACTCAATGTTATACGCTTGCTAGCTGACTTAAATGTGGCTGTCAAAAAATCCGAAGTGGTGGACATGATATTGCCCCTTTTCGTTGAAAGCTTAGAAGAGGGTGATGCCTCAACTCCTAGTTTATTGCGACTCAGA CTTCTTGATGCTGTGTCTCGCATTGCAAGCCTAGGGTTTGAGAAGTCCTATCGTGAGACAGTAGTTCTGATGACAAGAAGTTACTTAGGTAAACTCTCAAGTCTAGGATCTGCTGAAAGCAGAACAGTTCCACCTGAAGCCACTACAGAACGCGTTGAG ACTCTTCCTGCAGGATTTCTTCTGATTGCTAGTGGTCTTACGAGTGTGAAACTGCGCTCAGACTATCGTCACCGTTTGCTATCTTTATGCTCGGATGTAGGCCTGGCTGCTGAGTCCAAAAGTGGAAG GAGTGGAGCAGATTTTCTGGGGCCTCTGCTTCCTGCTATTGCTGAAATATGTTCCGACTTCAATCCTACTATAGATGTGGAACCTTCACTTTTGAAGTTATTTCGCAACTTGTGGTTCTATTTTGCTCTTTTTGGCTTAGCACCGCCCATACAGAATTTTCAATTACCAACAAAGTCAATGTCCAGTACACTGAATAGCGTGGGAAGCATGGGTGCTATTGCTCTTCAAGCTGTGGGTGGACCATACATGTGGAATACACAGTGGTCTTCTTCTGTTCAGCGTATTGCTCAAGGGACTCCTCCACTA GTTGTTAGCTCAGTGAAATGGCTCGAAGATGAGTTAGAACTCAATGCTCTTCACAACCCGGGCAGTCGTCGAGGGAGTGGCAACGAGAAAGCTGCTGTGACCCAGAGGGCAGCTCTTTCTGCTGCTCTTGGAGGACGAGTTGATGTTGCAGCAATGAGCACAATTTCAG GTGTGAAGGCTACCTATCTCCTTGCAGTAGCTTTCTTAGAGATTATACGCTTTAACAGCAATGGTGGCATCCTCAATGGTGGGACTACTGTGACTACTTCTAGAAGTGCCTTCAGTTGTGTCTTTGAATACCTAAAAACTCCCAATCTTATGCCGGCTGTCTTCCAGTGTTTAACAGCAATTGTCCACAGGGCATTTGAAACGGCAGTATCGTGGCTG GATGATCGAATATCTGATACAGGCGACCAAGCTGAGGTTAGAGAATCTATTCTATTTGCCCATACCTGTTTTCTTATCAAAAGTATGTCTCGGAGAGAGGAACACATACGGGATATTGCTGTTAACCTGTTGACTCAGTTTAGAGATAGGTTTCCACAG GTTTTATGGAATTCATCTTGTTTAGATTCTCTGCTATTCTCAATTCATAATGAGTCACCTTCTGCTGTTGTCGATCCTGCTTGGATGGTGGCAGTTCGTTCTTTGTACCAAAAGATAGTTCGAGAATGGATCATCAAATCACTTTCATATGCTCCTTGTACAAGCCAGGGTCTTCTACAG GAAAAGCTTTGCAAAGCAAACACATGGCAAAGAGCTCAGCATACAACCGATGTGGTTTCTCTATTATCTGAGATAAGAATTGGAACAGGTAAAAGTGATTGCTGGACAGGCATACAAACTGCAAACATTCCGGCAGTTatggctgctgctgctgctgcatcaGGAGCAAACTTAAAATTAACAGAGGCATTTAACTTGGAGGTGCTCAGTACCGGTATAGTTAGTGCAACAGTGAAATGCAACCATGCTGGAGAAATTACTGGCATGAGAAACGCATGTAGTACCTTTGGATTTCAATCAGGGGCTTCAACAGGCTTTGGGCTTGGGGCTGGTTTTCAAAGGTTGATATCCGGAGCATCTCCTCAACAGTCACAGGCTGAGGATGATTTATATGATGGGTGGTTACTTACGAACTTTGTGCGTTTACTTCAACAATTTGTTAACACTGCAGAAAAAGGTGGGGAATTGAACAAGTTGCAATTTCGAAAAATTTGTTCTCAGGCCACTGCATTACTTCTGTCAAATCTG GGTTCTGATTCAAAATCTAATGTCGAGGGCTTCTCACAACTCCTACGTCTTCTTTGTTGGTGTCCAGCTTACATTTCTACACCTGATGCAATGGAAACTGGTGTTTTCATTTGGACGTGGTTAGTTTCTGCTGCACCTCAACTGGGATCTTtagtacttgctgagcttgtTGATGCATGGTTATGGACAATTGATACAAAGCGAGGCCTTTTTGCATCCGAAGCAAGGTGTTCAGGCCCTTCTGCAAAACTAAAGCCTCACCTTGCTCCTGGGGAGCCAGAAACACCACCTGAAATTGATCCTGTTGAGCAAATAATTGCCCATAGACTATGGCTTGGATTTTTAATTGATCGATTTGAG GTAGTTCGACACAACAGCATAGAGCAACTCTTGCTCCTTGGTCGGCTGCTGCAGGGGACCACAAAATTCCCTTGGAATTTTTCATGCCATCCTGCAGCCACTGGTACTTTTTTCACAGTTATGCTTCTGGGGCTAAAGTTCTGCTCATGCCAGTCACAAGGCAATCTGCAGAACTTTAAAGCAGGGCTTCAGCTATTGGAAGATCGAATTTATAG GTCCTCTTTGGGCTGGTTTGCTTATGAGCCCGAATGGTATGACATGAACAATATGAGTTTTGCCCTTAGTGAGGCTCATTCTGTCTCTGTATTTGTTCAGTATCTTTCAAATGAGAGAGTAGATCAGTCTGAATCAAAAGCACGACCACGTGAAAATGGAAGTTCATTGATTGATGTG AATGATCAGTATCACCCTGTCTGGGGCCAGATGGAGAACTACACAGTcggaagagaaaagagaaagcaGCTACTCTTAATGCTATGCCAGCATGAGGCCGACAGGCTAGAAATTTGGGCCCAACCCCTAAACTCAAA GGAAAGTACTTCCCGGTCTAAAATTAACTCAGAAAAATGGATTGAGTACGCTAGGACAGCTTTTTCTGTGGATCCTCGGATTGCCTTTTCCTTGGCATCAAGGTTCCCAACAAACACACATTTGAAAGCTGAAATAACTCAACTGGTTCAG TCACATATATTGGACATACGCTGCATTCCTGAAGCATTGTCCTATTTTGTCACCCCAAAGGCAGCTGATGAGAATTCTGCACTTCTGCAACAATTGCCACACTGGGCTGCTTGTTCAATTACACAAGCTCTTGAGTTCCTCACTCCTGCTTATAAGGGTCATCCACGTGTTATGGCATATGTGCTTAGGGTTCTGGAGTCCTATCCTCCTGAACGAGTAACCTTCTTCATGCCACAGCTTGTGCAGGCTCTGCGATATGATGAAGAG ATGTTGGTTGAAGGATATTTGCTTAGAGCAGCTCAAAGGAGTGATATATTTGCTCATATTCTGATCTGGCATCTACAG GGTGAGACGTGTGGACCAGAATCAGGTAAAGATGCTGCCGCTGGGAAG AATAGTTTATTTCAAGCACTGTTGCCAAGTGTTAGGCAGCATATTATCGATGAATTTTCTCCCAAAGCACATGACATTTTTCAAAGAGAATTTGATTTCTTCGACAAAGTTACATCGATTTCTGGCGTACTTTTTCCACTTCCCAAGGAAGAACGCCGAGCTGGTATCCGGAG AGAGTTGGAGAAAATTGAAGTGGAGGGAGAAGACCTTTATTTACCAACTGCTCCGAACAAGCTTGTCAGGGGTATTCGGGTGGATAGTGGAATTCCCTTGCAATCGGCTGCAAAAGTCCCAATAATGATTACATTTAATGTGGTAGATCGGGATGGCGACCATAGCAATATAAAGCCTCAAGCTTGCATTTTCAAG GTTGGAGATGATTGTCGTCAGGATGTTCTTGCTCTTCAAGTGATAGCACTTCTTAGAGACATATTTGAAGCAGTTGGACTTAATCTCTATCTGTTCCCTTATGGTGTTCTCCCAACTGGCCCAGAGAGAGGCATAATTGAG GTTGTGCCTAATACACGGAGTCGAAGTCAGATGGGTGAAACAACAGATGGTGGTTTGTTTGAGATTTTTCAACAGGACCATGGGCCTGTAGGCTCTCCTAATTTTGAAGCTGCACGTCATAACTTCATCATTAGCAGTGCTGGTTATGCAGTTGCCAGCCTTTTACTTCAACCTAAGGATAGACACAATGGGAATCTTCTTTTTGACAA TGAAGGGAGGCTTGTTCATATTGATTTTGGATTCATCCTAGAAACTTCACCAGGGGGAAATATGCGCTTTGAAAGCGCACACTTTAAGCTGAGCCATGAGATGACACAATTACTTGACCCATCCGGGGTCATGAAGAGTGAAACCTGGAACCAATTTGTGAG TTTATGCGTGAAGGGGTACCTTGCTGCCCGTCGGCATATGGATGGGATTATCAACACAGTTTTGTTAATGCTAGATAGTGGATTACCTTGCTTCAGCAGGGGTGATCCCATTGGGAACCTTCGAAGGAGATTTCATCCTGAGATGAGTGAACGAGAAGCGGCCATTTTCATGATGCGTGTGTGCACTGATGCTTACAACAAGTGGACAACTGCTGGCTATGACTTGATTCAATATCTGCAGCAGGGCATTGAGAAGTAA